A section of the Chryseobacterium ginsenosidimutans genome encodes:
- the aspS gene encoding aspartate--tRNA ligase: MFRSHTNGELSLKNLNEEVTLSGWVQTIRDKGFMIWIDLRDRYGITQLVFDQDRSSAELMENAKKLGREFVIQVTGKVIERVSKNPNIPTGEIEILVEKLEVLNESQLPPFTIEDETDGGEELRMKYRYLDIRRAPVRDKLIFRHKMAQKVRNYLSDEGFIEVETPVLIKSTPEGARDFVVPSRMNPGQFYALPQSPQTFKQLLMVGGMDKYFQIVKCFRDEDLRADRQPEFTQIDCEMAFVDQEDVMNVFEGMTKTLIKDITGQEFGTFPRMTFADAMQKYGNDKPDIRFGMEFVELNELVKGKDFKIFDDAELVVGINVEGCADYTRKQIDELVDWVKRPQIGATGLIWAKFQNDGVKTSSVNKFYNEEDLAKIIEKFGAKKGDLMLILSGNEHKVRTQLSALRMELGNRLGLRKGNVFAPLWVVDFPLLEFDEESGRYHAMHHPFTSPKPEDIHLLETDPGKARANAYDMVLNGNEIGGGSIRIFDRDLQSKMFDLLGFTKEEAEAQFGFLMNAFKYGAPPHGGLAFGFDRLVAILDGNEVIRDYIAFPKNNSGRDVMIDAPAAIANEQLDELELKLNLKA, from the coding sequence ATGTTTCGATCGCACACAAACGGAGAATTATCTCTAAAGAATCTTAATGAAGAAGTTACACTTTCAGGATGGGTACAAACCATTCGTGATAAAGGATTTATGATTTGGATAGATCTTCGAGATCGTTACGGAATTACTCAGTTGGTTTTCGATCAGGACCGTTCTTCAGCGGAATTGATGGAAAATGCAAAAAAATTGGGACGTGAATTCGTGATTCAGGTTACAGGAAAAGTAATTGAAAGAGTGAGCAAAAATCCAAATATTCCAACAGGAGAAATTGAAATTTTAGTTGAAAAATTAGAAGTTCTTAATGAATCTCAACTTCCACCTTTCACGATTGAAGATGAAACGGACGGTGGTGAAGAATTGAGAATGAAATACCGTTATCTGGATATCAGAAGAGCTCCGGTAAGAGATAAACTGATTTTCCGTCACAAAATGGCGCAGAAAGTGAGAAATTATCTTTCAGACGAAGGATTTATTGAGGTTGAAACTCCGGTTTTAATCAAATCTACTCCGGAAGGAGCGAGAGATTTCGTTGTACCGAGCAGAATGAATCCTGGACAATTTTACGCATTACCACAATCTCCGCAAACTTTCAAACAATTATTAATGGTTGGAGGAATGGATAAATATTTCCAGATTGTGAAGTGTTTCCGTGATGAGGATTTGAGAGCCGACAGACAGCCGGAATTTACACAAATCGACTGCGAAATGGCATTTGTTGATCAGGAAGACGTGATGAATGTTTTTGAAGGAATGACGAAAACGCTGATCAAAGATATTACCGGTCAGGAATTCGGAACTTTCCCAAGAATGACGTTCGCTGATGCGATGCAGAAATACGGAAACGACAAACCAGATATCCGTTTCGGAATGGAATTCGTTGAGTTGAATGAATTAGTAAAAGGAAAAGATTTCAAAATATTTGATGATGCTGAATTGGTTGTCGGAATCAATGTTGAAGGATGTGCAGATTATACGAGAAAGCAAATCGACGAGCTTGTTGATTGGGTAAAACGTCCACAAATTGGCGCAACAGGATTAATTTGGGCTAAATTCCAGAATGATGGTGTAAAAACTTCTTCTGTAAATAAATTCTACAACGAAGAAGATTTAGCGAAAATTATCGAAAAATTCGGAGCGAAAAAAGGCGATTTAATGTTAATCCTTTCAGGAAACGAGCACAAAGTAAGAACTCAGCTTTCTGCATTGAGAATGGAGCTTGGAAACCGTTTGGGATTAAGAAAAGGAAATGTATTTGCACCACTTTGGGTTGTTGACTTCCCGTTATTGGAATTTGATGAAGAGAGCGGACGTTACCACGCGATGCACCACCCTTTTACCTCTCCAAAACCGGAAGATATTCATTTATTGGAAACAGATCCCGGAAAAGCAAGAGCCAACGCTTACGACATGGTGTTGAACGGAAACGAAATCGGTGGTGGTTCTATAAGAATTTTCGATAGAGATTTACAGTCAAAAATGTTTGATCTGTTAGGATTCACCAAAGAAGAAGCAGAAGCACAGTTCGGATTCTTAATGAACGCCTTCAAATATGGAGCACCGCCTCACGGTGGTTTAGCTTTCGGATTTGACCGTTTGGTCGCTATTCTTGACGGAAACGAAGTGATCAGAGATTACATCGCTTTCCCTAAGAATAATTCAGGACGTGATGTGATGATTGATGCGCCTGCTGCAATTGCCAACGAACAGCTCGATGAATTGGAATTGAAATTAAATTTAAAAGCATAA
- a CDS encoding DUF2975 domain-containing protein: MKIIGKNSLSQYISYLLFVLFVLLTIKYTYELIGYSVSYYNVKTGNHILPDLFITGKDVGWSRNQWTIPMDNVLKFKFYVPFTQQNLITGIFNTGSVLRNILSGLFIVLFFYSSYKIFKEISKENVFNLKALVWLKRFGWLNIIFTVMMVIINFINVKELYAFTYSGISFLFFGGLLLFVVEFFKKGLELQNQADLTI; the protein is encoded by the coding sequence ATGAAAATTATCGGCAAAAATTCTCTGTCCCAGTACATCAGTTATCTGCTTTTTGTACTGTTCGTTCTGTTGACAATAAAATATACGTATGAACTTATAGGCTATTCAGTTTCATATTATAATGTTAAGACAGGAAATCATATTCTTCCAGATTTGTTTATCACAGGAAAAGATGTCGGATGGTCTAGAAACCAATGGACGATTCCGATGGATAATGTACTTAAATTCAAATTTTATGTTCCTTTTACTCAGCAAAATCTTATTACAGGAATATTTAATACAGGTAGTGTTTTAAGAAATATATTGAGCGGTTTATTTATAGTACTATTTTTTTACAGCAGTTACAAAATATTTAAGGAGATCAGCAAAGAGAATGTTTTTAATTTAAAAGCCTTAGTTTGGTTAAAAAGATTTGGCTGGCTTAATATTATTTTTACAGTAATGATGGTCATTATCAACTTTATTAATGTAAAAGAATTGTATGCATTCACTTACTCCGGAATATCATTCCTGTTTTTTGGAGGCTTACTATTATTCGTTGTCGAATTTTTCAAAAAAGGACTGGAACTTCAAAATCAGGCTGACTTAACCATTTAA
- a CDS encoding helix-turn-helix domain-containing protein: MPIIINVDVMLARRKMQSQELAEKIGITQANLSILKTGKAKAVKLSTLEAICKALDCQPGDILEYVKD, from the coding sequence ATGCCGATAATCATCAATGTAGACGTCATGCTCGCCAGACGCAAAATGCAGTCACAGGAACTCGCTGAAAAAATAGGCATCACCCAGGCCAATCTTTCCATTTTAAAAACAGGAAAAGCAAAAGCAGTTAAACTTTCAACACTGGAAGCAATATGCAAAGCACTCGATTGTCAGCCCGGAGACATCTTAGAGTATGTAAAAGATTAA
- a CDS encoding S41 family peptidase produces MKSYFIIPLALLGMTSFAQNKIENLNFESTENNLPKIWKIIGDSSAKVFADTKEKQEGTTSILIDAPENGFKGLMYTLPANYAGEKITLSGYIKTENITDGFAGLWLRIDPEIGFENMNKQGLKGTNEWKKYEVTLEMSPQKTDKIVFGALLTGKGKMWVDNLKITVDGKDIENAKIFEQKLTKVNSDKEFDNGSKITNISLDKNNVENIKKLGLIWGYLKYYHPNVAEGNYNWDYELFRVYPKITEVSADQRDKILSDWIKGLGEFQTVKNSDPKDVKIKPDLDWITDSGFSKELTGQLLKLKDAKRPKKNYYADFFEGVKNPDFKNENAYKNMSYPDEGFRLLSLYRYWNIIQYYFPYKNLIDEDWKGVLTEFIPKFINAKDETEYTLASLEIIARIHDTHAGVWGNNKALTKYFGERYSPVKLTFAENKAVVNNFYNNDLGRESGLQKGDVITEINGESIENIIKNRLKYTPASNYPTQLRNISYNLLNSNSETIDIKFSRNGKEESKTIKTYTFPQLNYKKEEKDFFKMLDNNVAYFYMGSVDSKKLDETFNQIRNTKGLVIDFRSYPSDFVIIKMGRLLKPSLTEFVKFTNTDSSQPGLFTFTQTQKIPGEGKSFYPGKIAILINETTQSSAEFHTMAFRTAPNAKVFGSTTAGADGNVSDIKLPGNISTMISGIGVYYPDGTETQRVGIVPDVEVKPTVDGIKNNKDEVLDKAVDWIKS; encoded by the coding sequence ATGAAAAGTTATTTCATTATCCCACTAGCACTTTTGGGCATGACTTCTTTTGCTCAAAACAAAATCGAAAATCTTAATTTCGAGAGTACAGAAAATAATCTTCCAAAAATCTGGAAAATCATCGGAGACAGCTCTGCAAAAGTATTTGCTGACACCAAAGAAAAACAGGAAGGAACAACATCAATTCTAATCGATGCCCCAGAAAATGGTTTCAAAGGATTAATGTACACTCTTCCCGCAAATTATGCAGGTGAAAAAATTACACTTTCCGGTTACATCAAAACTGAAAATATTACAGACGGTTTTGCAGGACTTTGGCTGAGAATTGATCCCGAAATTGGCTTTGAAAATATGAATAAGCAAGGATTGAAAGGTACAAATGAATGGAAAAAGTATGAGGTAACACTAGAAATGTCTCCGCAAAAAACAGATAAAATTGTTTTTGGAGCATTGTTAACAGGAAAAGGAAAAATGTGGGTTGACAACCTGAAAATCACTGTTGACGGAAAAGATATTGAAAATGCTAAAATTTTTGAACAAAAATTAACCAAAGTAAATTCAGATAAAGAATTTGATAACGGTTCTAAGATTACAAATATTAGTCTCGATAAAAATAATGTAGAAAACATTAAAAAACTTGGTTTAATTTGGGGTTATCTTAAATATTATCATCCAAATGTTGCAGAAGGGAACTACAATTGGGATTACGAACTGTTCAGAGTTTATCCTAAAATTACAGAGGTTTCCGCAGATCAAAGAGATAAAATTCTATCAGATTGGATCAAAGGTTTAGGAGAATTTCAAACTGTAAAAAATTCTGACCCAAAAGACGTAAAAATAAAACCGGATCTTGACTGGATAACAGATTCAGGTTTCTCAAAAGAACTGACAGGACAGCTTTTAAAACTTAAAGATGCCAAAAGACCGAAAAAAAATTATTATGCAGACTTCTTCGAAGGTGTCAAAAATCCTGATTTTAAGAATGAAAATGCCTACAAAAACATGAGCTATCCGGATGAAGGCTTCCGTCTGTTATCATTGTACAGATATTGGAATATCATTCAGTATTATTTCCCTTATAAAAACCTTATCGATGAAGACTGGAAAGGAGTTCTAACAGAATTTATTCCAAAATTTATCAATGCAAAAGACGAAACGGAATACACTCTTGCCTCACTGGAAATTATCGCAAGAATTCATGACACTCACGCCGGAGTCTGGGGGAACAACAAAGCTCTTACAAAATATTTTGGTGAAAGATATTCTCCGGTAAAATTAACTTTTGCAGAAAACAAAGCGGTTGTCAATAATTTTTATAATAATGACTTAGGTAGGGAAAGCGGACTTCAAAAAGGAGATGTCATTACAGAGATTAATGGTGAAAGCATCGAGAATATTATCAAAAACAGACTAAAATATACTCCAGCTTCAAATTATCCGACCCAGTTAAGAAATATTTCTTACAATCTTTTAAACAGCAATTCTGAAACGATAGACATTAAGTTTTCAAGAAACGGAAAAGAAGAAAGTAAAACGATAAAAACATATACATTTCCTCAGCTTAATTATAAAAAAGAAGAAAAAGATTTCTTCAAAATGCTCGATAATAATGTAGCTTATTTTTACATGGGAAGTGTTGATTCTAAAAAGCTTGATGAAACTTTTAATCAAATTAGAAATACAAAAGGACTTGTCATTGATTTCAGAAGTTATCCTTCAGATTTTGTCATTATTAAAATGGGAAGATTATTAAAACCCAGCTTAACTGAATTTGTAAAATTTACAAATACTGATAGCAGTCAGCCAGGGCTTTTCACCTTTACTCAAACCCAAAAAATTCCCGGGGAAGGAAAAAGCTTTTATCCGGGGAAAATTGCAATTTTAATAAACGAAACTACTCAAAGCAGTGCAGAATTTCATACAATGGCTTTCAGGACAGCACCTAATGCAAAAGTTTTCGGTTCGACAACCGCAGGAGCAGACGGAAATGTTTCTGATATAAAACTTCCCGGAAATATTTCAACCATGATCAGCGGAATTGGCGTTTATTATCCCGATGGAACAGAAACACAGAGAGTAGGAATTGTTCCGGATGTTGAAGTAAAACCGACTGTGGACGGAATTAAAAACAACAAAGACGAAGTTTTAGACAAAGCTGTTGATTGGATTAAAAGTTAA
- a CDS encoding 30S ribosomal protein THX, giving the protein MGKGDKKSRRGKINSGSYGKRRPRKTSKSLTPSEEKSKQ; this is encoded by the coding sequence ATGGGAAAAGGAGACAAAAAATCAAGAAGAGGTAAAATCAACTCAGGAAGCTACGGTAAAAGGAGGCCGAGAAAAACATCAAAATCTTTGACACCGTCTGAGGAGAAATCTAAACAGTAA
- a CDS encoding DUF2480 family protein, translated as MSEEFEIRNKVAESGLINFDLTDLIPKGVRKGIDLKDFLFMEMILKEKDFREKVAAIDVEEYRDTYVYIYNSADAIVPLWAYFLITARLTGVTKKIVFGNKEDLEVILMHNAVQTHDFEEMRGKRVLVKGCSDKEIPENAYIELVEQLQPIVKSLMFGEACSNVPILKN; from the coding sequence ATGTCAGAAGAATTTGAAATCAGAAATAAAGTTGCAGAAAGCGGTCTTATTAATTTTGATCTTACAGACCTTATTCCGAAAGGCGTAAGAAAAGGGATCGACCTTAAAGATTTTCTTTTTATGGAAATGATTTTAAAAGAGAAAGATTTCCGCGAAAAAGTAGCAGCAATTGATGTCGAAGAATACCGCGATACTTATGTTTACATTTATAATTCTGCGGATGCAATCGTTCCGTTGTGGGCGTATTTTTTAATCACCGCCAGACTTACCGGAGTAACTAAAAAGATAGTTTTCGGAAACAAAGAAGATTTGGAAGTTATTTTAATGCATAACGCCGTTCAAACGCATGATTTTGAGGAAATGAGAGGTAAAAGAGTTCTTGTAAAAGGCTGTTCAGATAAAGAAATTCCGGAAAATGCCTATATCGAGCTGGTAGAACAACTACAGCCGATTGTAAAGTCTTTAATGTTTGGTGAGGCGTGCTCTAATGTTCCTATTTTAAAAAATTAG
- the ku gene encoding non-homologous end joining protein Ku: MKAIWNGAIGFGLVNIPVKIYSAVETSKLDLDMLDKSDFSNIKFKRVNEKTGKEVKWENIVKGYLMDDQYIILEDEDYEAASPEKSKILSIDQFVKEIEVDSVYFENPYFLEPQKNGENAYRLLLKALSQTKMVGVGTFVLRESEAIGMIRPYNDEVLVLNRLRFAQEIRDYKDLKIPAKKAPKPAELKMAVSLIEQLSQEFDPEMYEDNYSEELLKIIKRKAKGKTVKAKKAAPAREGKVIDLMAQLKASLQSPKSKNAS, encoded by the coding sequence ATGAAAGCAATCTGGAACGGTGCCATTGGCTTTGGATTAGTCAATATTCCTGTAAAAATTTATTCGGCTGTAGAAACCAGCAAATTGGATTTGGACATGCTTGATAAATCTGATTTTTCCAATATTAAATTCAAAAGAGTCAACGAAAAAACAGGCAAAGAAGTAAAATGGGAAAACATTGTAAAAGGTTATCTCATGGACGATCAGTACATTATTCTTGAAGATGAAGATTACGAAGCTGCAAGCCCTGAAAAGAGTAAAATACTTTCTATCGATCAGTTTGTAAAAGAAATTGAAGTTGACAGCGTTTACTTCGAAAACCCCTATTTTCTTGAACCTCAAAAGAACGGGGAAAATGCTTACAGACTTCTATTAAAGGCTTTATCTCAAACAAAAATGGTCGGTGTCGGTACTTTTGTTCTCCGTGAAAGTGAGGCAATCGGAATGATTCGGCCTTATAATGATGAGGTTTTGGTTTTAAACCGATTGCGTTTTGCTCAGGAAATAAGAGATTATAAAGATTTAAAAATTCCTGCAAAAAAAGCTCCGAAACCAGCCGAATTAAAGATGGCAGTAAGCCTTATCGAACAGCTTTCACAAGAGTTTGATCCTGAAATGTATGAAGATAACTATTCCGAAGAACTGCTCAAAATCATTAAGAGAAAAGCAAAAGGTAAGACGGTGAAAGCCAAAAAAGCTGCGCCTGCCAGAGAAGGTAAAGTGATTGATCTCATGGCACAGTTAAAAGCCAGTTTACAAAGTCCAAAATCTAAAAACGCATCATAA
- a CDS encoding DUF937 domain-containing protein — MSLIDLLTGNTGNQVAEQAENKFGISKNQVIALLAVAAPLIISYLRNKSQDSNEAEALNNALDKDHDGSILDDVSQADARQTEGGSILSHIFGGDKQNVENQLSQNTGISIDKIGPILSMLAPVIMGYIGKEKQQNNVGAGGLGDLLGGILGNASNQAQSQQSSPLNDILGSVFGGGGQSSGNPLNEILGSVLGGGQQKQQGGGGLGDILGSFLGGK; from the coding sequence ATGAGTTTAATTGACCTACTTACAGGGAACACCGGAAATCAGGTTGCCGAGCAAGCTGAAAACAAATTCGGGATCAGTAAAAATCAGGTTATAGCATTACTTGCTGTAGCTGCACCATTGATTATTTCGTATCTTAGAAACAAATCACAGGATTCCAACGAAGCTGAAGCACTGAATAATGCTTTGGATAAAGATCACGATGGAAGTATTCTTGATGATGTATCTCAGGCAGATGCAAGACAGACAGAAGGAGGATCAATTCTTAGTCACATTTTTGGTGGTGACAAGCAAAATGTAGAAAACCAATTATCTCAAAATACAGGAATTTCTATTGACAAGATCGGTCCGATTCTATCAATGTTGGCTCCGGTAATTATGGGATATATCGGAAAAGAAAAGCAACAGAATAATGTAGGAGCAGGAGGTTTGGGAGATCTTTTGGGAGGAATTCTCGGAAACGCATCCAATCAGGCTCAATCTCAGCAATCCAGTCCTTTAAATGATATTTTAGGAAGTGTTTTTGGCGGCGGCGGACAATCTTCAGGCAATCCGTTGAATGAAATTCTGGGAAGTGTTCTTGGAGGAGGTCAGCAAAAGCAGCAAGGCGGAGGCGGACTGGGAGATATCCTGGGAAGCTTTTTAGGAGGAAAATAA
- a CDS encoding MATE family efflux transporter, with protein sequence MSKYINFIRKALSGEEVDYTKASIRSAVLLLAIPMMLEMAMESVFALVDLYFVGHLKESGYAIQTVGLTESVLSIMYSIAIGMSMAATALVARRIGEKNPEQASRSAAQVLLVSFAVTFILSLFGVIYAEEILILMGSKPEAAAYGKDFTRIMMGSSVVIMLLFLINGIFRGAGNAAIAMKSLWIANIANIILCPVLIKGFGPIPAMGLTGAALATTIGRSIGVIYQLYHILIADTQVRIRLDYFKPKFDLIQSIIKIATPGIFQFVIASCSWIFLAQLVATTGGENASAGYQTALRLMMFFMLPAWGLSNAASTLVGQNMGANEMLRAENSVMKTVKYNVIFMVAVSVIFFFLGDFLVGFFTNEPEIKNIATNALHIIAVGFIFYGIGMVMINAFNGAGDTWTPTWVNLCGFWLFQIPLAYFLSKYLEMGPKGVFISIPVAETLITIVAFILFKKGKWKTVKV encoded by the coding sequence ATGTCTAAGTACATAAACTTTATTAGGAAAGCATTAAGTGGTGAAGAAGTAGATTATACGAAAGCAAGTATCAGAAGTGCTGTGCTTCTTCTTGCGATTCCGATGATGCTGGAAATGGCAATGGAATCTGTTTTTGCTTTGGTAGATCTGTATTTTGTAGGACATTTGAAAGAAAGCGGCTATGCCATCCAGACTGTTGGTTTAACGGAGTCTGTACTTTCCATCATGTATTCTATTGCCATCGGAATGAGTATGGCAGCAACAGCTTTGGTGGCTCGAAGAATCGGAGAGAAAAATCCCGAACAGGCTTCCAGAAGTGCAGCGCAGGTTTTATTGGTTTCTTTTGCCGTGACTTTTATTTTAAGTTTATTCGGAGTAATTTATGCTGAAGAGATTTTAATTCTGATGGGCTCCAAGCCTGAAGCAGCAGCTTACGGTAAAGATTTTACAAGAATTATGATGGGAAGCAGTGTTGTGATTATGCTTTTATTCTTAATCAACGGGATCTTCAGGGGAGCAGGAAATGCTGCAATTGCCATGAAATCTCTTTGGATCGCCAATATTGCAAATATTATTTTGTGTCCGGTTTTAATAAAAGGTTTCGGACCGATTCCGGCAATGGGTTTAACGGGTGCGGCTTTAGCAACAACTATTGGTAGAAGTATTGGAGTAATTTATCAATTGTACCATATTCTTATTGCAGATACGCAGGTGAGAATTCGTTTAGATTATTTTAAACCGAAATTCGATTTAATACAATCAATCATAAAAATTGCAACTCCCGGGATCTTTCAATTTGTAATCGCTTCATGCAGCTGGATTTTTCTTGCTCAATTGGTGGCAACAACAGGCGGTGAAAATGCTTCTGCGGGATATCAGACAGCGTTGCGACTAATGATGTTCTTTATGCTTCCTGCTTGGGGACTCAGCAATGCGGCATCAACATTAGTAGGGCAGAATATGGGTGCTAACGAAATGTTGAGAGCTGAAAACTCTGTTATGAAAACTGTAAAATATAATGTGATTTTTATGGTTGCAGTAAGTGTAATTTTCTTTTTCCTGGGTGATTTTCTGGTTGGCTTTTTTACAAATGAACCTGAAATTAAGAATATTGCAACCAATGCGTTACACATAATAGCTGTTGGATTTATTTTCTATGGAATCGGGATGGTAATGATTAATGCTTTCAACGGTGCAGGAGATACATGGACACCAACCTGGGTGAATCTTTGTGGCTTTTGGCTGTTCCAGATTCCGTTGGCATATTTTCTTTCAAAGTACTTGGAAATGGGACCGAAAGGTGTTTTTATATCAATTCCGGTTGCGGAAACATTAATTACAATAGTTGCTTTTATTTTGTTTAAAAAAGGAAAATGGAAAACGGTGAAAGTTTAG